Sequence from the Nitrososphaerota archaeon genome:
TCTTCGCCTCTTCTGCTGACAGGTTTAGATTTTCTTTTATAAAACGCGCAGCAGCGGTTTCGTTTCTCCCGTGCATCCTAGCTCTTTCTACTAAGAAAGTGGTTAGGGCGTTGATCGTCTTTGTGTCATTTACCGGCTGTGTGCCACCCAACGGGTTATACGCTACTGGTTGGGCTGAGCCGATTATGGTGTGCGGAGCCATGGCTGCTATATGTGTTGAGAGCAGTATGTATGTGCCTGCTGACCAAGCCTTAGCGCCTTGAGGGTAAACGTAACCGATTACAGGCACAGTCGCTCTTTCTACGAGCTCGATTATCTTCATCGTCGCATCCAGGTTTCCACCGGGTGTGTCGATTAGTAGTAAGAGTGGTGTGTTTAAGGATTCGGCTTCCTTAAGAGCCTCCCCTACAACCTCGCTCGACATACTCGTTATAGTACCCTCTAGCTTTACAGCGATCATATTTTCAGCATATGATTCGGCTGGGTAGAGTAGTAGGGGGAGGTAGAAAAGAATCAAGATTAGGAGAAGGATCTTTTTCAACGCCTTTAGATTTCCCCTCTATTCACTCTTTGCCTTCTCTCCCTTGAGTAGACCTATTAATGTTGCTAGGTCTGCGGATGCGCCTGTTGTTGTAACGACGATTAGGTTCTTTTCTCGAGCGATCTCGGCTAATGTCTGAAGCTCTCGCAGCCTAAGGGCGGTAGGCGTCTTCTCATACATAGCAGCTGCTTCAGCCATCTTGCTCGCCGCTTGGTATTCACCATCCGCTACTATGATCCTTGACCTCCGTTCACGCTCAGCTTCTGCTTGCTTAGCGATAGCTCTCTGCATAACCTCAGGTAGTGTGACATCCTTTATGGCTACAGCCTGCACCTTTATCCCCCAGTTGTCTGTTGCTGCATCAAGTATCTCTGTCAACTTTTTGCTGAGCTCCTCCCTCTTTGAGAGTAGCTCGTCTAATTCAACTTGCCCAAGCACATCTCTTAGTGTAGTTTGCGCCAAAAGGTTTGTCGCTAATATGTAATTCTCTACTGAGACTACTGCCTTCTGTGGATCAAATACGCGGTAGTAGACTACGGCATCCACATCTACACTCACGTTATCTCTGGTTATCACCCTCTGCTTAGGAACGTCAAAGGTTATTACCCTAAGATCCACCACCCTTAACACATCTACTATCGGGATTCTGAAGAATAGCCCAGGCCCTTTAGCTCCTATCAGCCTACCCAATCTGAACATCACTGCCCTCTCATACTCCTTAACGATTCTTATTGAAGCCCTGAGGAAAGAGAGGATGATTATTAGCGCAATTATTCCGAGGAATATT
This genomic interval carries:
- a CDS encoding slipin family protein, with product MAEVEIFLGIIALIIILSFLRASIRIVKEYERAVMFRLGRLIGAKGPGLFFRIPIVDVLRVVDLRVITFDVPKQRVITRDNVSVDVDAVVYYRVFDPQKAVVSVENYILATNLLAQTTLRDVLGQVELDELLSKREELSKKLTEILDAATDNWGIKVQAVAIKDVTLPEVMQRAIAKQAEAERERRSRIIVADGEYQAASKMAEAAAMYEKTPTALRLRELQTLAEIAREKNLIVVTTTGASADLATLIGLLKGEKAKSE